Proteins encoded together in one Chloroflexota bacterium window:
- a CDS encoding 4Fe-4S binding protein, protein MSARFELTRDPRVRHILASRWLPWLLIAATLPFFALAILTGLFGTPAGNRNFGIVFVWVVWWAVLILLLVPFGGRLWCAICPIPAPGEWLQRRAILGPRPGGRLHSLGLKWPRRLRNIWLQNAAFLLVALFAALILTTPLASAFVLLLMVGVALATSALFERRTFCRYLCPVGGFIGLYAQVAPLEVRVKDRSVCATHTVKTCYTGSEAGYGCPWLLYPATLDKNTYCGLCTECLKTCPHDNIGLYLRPPGADLVTGKGHRLDEAYKGMIMLTCALAYSVVLMGPWAALKEAAFAIGTPGWFAYAFVFLAANLVIVPGLFFACAVMSEQISHTTVPLRRLFVDYAYALVPLGLGAWAAFSVSFVFINLSYAWPVLSDPFGWGWNLFGTAQWTWTPYADGLLPYVQWLMLCLGLVGAIGVSLKTARDHHGRQVAAMPIVAFCVLFTLGLVWLYV, encoded by the coding sequence CTTCGAACTGACGCGTGATCCGCGCGTCCGTCACATACTCGCCAGCCGCTGGCTGCCGTGGCTGTTGATCGCTGCAACGCTGCCGTTCTTCGCGCTCGCAATTCTGACCGGCTTGTTTGGTACCCCGGCCGGTAATCGCAACTTCGGGATCGTCTTTGTCTGGGTTGTCTGGTGGGCGGTGTTGATCCTCCTGTTGGTGCCGTTTGGCGGCCGTCTCTGGTGCGCCATTTGCCCCATTCCGGCGCCCGGTGAGTGGCTGCAGCGTCGCGCCATCCTGGGCCCGCGTCCCGGCGGGCGCCTGCACAGTCTGGGGCTCAAATGGCCGCGCCGCTTGCGCAATATCTGGCTGCAGAACGCCGCTTTTCTGCTGGTGGCGCTGTTTGCCGCGCTCATCTTGACGACGCCGCTGGCCAGCGCATTTGTGCTCCTGCTCATGGTCGGTGTCGCACTGGCGACCAGCGCGCTATTTGAGCGCCGCACGTTCTGCCGCTACCTCTGCCCGGTTGGCGGGTTCATCGGGCTATACGCGCAGGTCGCGCCGCTCGAGGTGCGCGTCAAGGACCGCAGCGTGTGCGCCACGCATACGGTCAAGACGTGCTACACCGGAAGCGAGGCAGGCTACGGCTGCCCCTGGTTGTTGTACCCGGCCACGCTCGACAAGAACACCTATTGCGGCTTGTGTACCGAGTGCCTGAAAACGTGCCCGCACGATAACATCGGGCTGTACCTGCGCCCGCCGGGCGCCGATCTGGTGACGGGCAAAGGACATCGGCTCGACGAAGCCTACAAGGGCATGATTATGCTGACCTGCGCGCTGGCGTACTCGGTCGTGCTCATGGGCCCCTGGGCGGCGCTAAAAGAGGCGGCGTTCGCCATCGGCACTCCCGGCTGGTTCGCTTACGCATTCGTCTTCCTCGCGGCGAATCTTGTGATCGTTCCTGGCCTGTTTTTCGCCTGCGCCGTGATGTCCGAACAGATCAGCCACACGACTGTGCCGCTGCGCCGCTTGTTCGTGGATTACGCGTACGCGCTGGTGCCACTTGGTCTTGGCGCATGGGCCGCGTTTAGCGTGTCGTTCGTATTCATCAATCTCTCGTATGCCTGGCCGGTATTGTCCGACCCGTTCGGATGGGGCTGGAATCTCTTTGGCACCGCGCAGTGGACGTGGACACCCTACGCGGACGGGCTCCTGCCCTACGTCCAGTGGCTGATGCTCTGCCTGGGCCTCGTCGGCGCCATCGGTGTATCGCTCAAGACGGCACGCGATCATCACGGCAGACAGGTCGCCGCCATGCCGATAGTGGCATTCTGCGTGTTGTTCACACTTGGGCTGGTTT